The genome window GCCTGTTCTATGGGAACCGGGCCTGTCGATTCAGCTTACAAGGCAGTCGATCTTATCGTAAAGGTGCTTTTTATACACAATTGAGGCTCTCTCATGTACAGATAAAATTCACCTATGGATTATCGGTCacttaaaaacctttttttcctCTATAGGAACCAGCGACGCTGCTTGAGTACTCGATGAATGCAGTAACAGAAGGCATTGATGCTATCGCTACGACTCGAGTTCTCATCCGCGGAA of Camelina sativa cultivar DH55 unplaced genomic scaffold, Cs unpScaffold07369, whole genome shotgun sequence contains these proteins:
- the LOC104774971 gene encoding 2-isopropylmalate synthase 1, chloroplastic-like encodes the protein CSMGTGPVDSAYKAVDLIVKEPATLLEYSMNAVTEGIDAIATTRVLIRGSNKYSSTNAITGEEVLRTFSGTGSEIDIVVS